The Nitrospira sp. genome has a window encoding:
- a CDS encoding NADH-quinone oxidoreductase subunit N yields MIFSLNLSFSDLLLLVPEIFLTCWLCLVIIVDFVSPRLPKEQLAYLSVAGLVLTLGCLAWFDIAHVSGALFGNMFVLDRMAIFFKIFVLGATILVILSSVEYVNRFTLFRGEYYVLVVMSAIGMMFMASANDLLSVFVSLEFSTLGFYVLVSYLREDMASNEAGLKFFILGVFAAGLFAYGISLVYGETGQLVFSEMSSARATPGLIIGFLLIFAALGFKIGAVPFHSWIPDTYHGAPTPVTAFLSIAPKGAALVILLRIFLVALASFKPVWVYLLVAVSIVSMTYGNIVAIAQRNIKRLLAYSGIAQIGNVLIGLAAGTKMGSDAILFYLLAYLFANIGAFAVVIAVSHAIGRDEIEDYRGLNRRSPFLAFAMLLFLLSLAGVPPLAGFIGKLYIFIAAIKEGLYALITVGLINIVISMYYYLIVVKQMYINEPIDPSPIRISGPMKAVIYVGLAGTLVIGIYPQPFTDWVVDATLMFSNFVTPSATAVPSSVHVGG; encoded by the coding sequence ATGATTTTTTCGCTGAACCTGTCCTTCTCGGATCTGCTGCTACTCGTGCCGGAAATCTTCCTTACCTGTTGGCTCTGCCTTGTGATCATCGTGGACTTCGTATCTCCCCGTCTACCGAAAGAACAGTTGGCGTATCTGAGCGTAGCGGGTCTTGTTCTGACACTCGGATGTTTGGCGTGGTTTGACATCGCTCACGTTTCCGGTGCGCTCTTTGGCAACATGTTTGTGCTGGATCGGATGGCGATTTTCTTCAAGATCTTTGTCCTGGGCGCCACTATTCTTGTGATTCTCTCTTCAGTGGAATACGTCAATCGGTTCACCTTATTCCGTGGAGAATACTATGTCCTTGTGGTGATGTCTGCGATCGGCATGATGTTCATGGCGTCCGCCAATGATCTCCTTTCAGTCTTTGTCAGTTTAGAGTTCTCCACCCTTGGGTTCTACGTCTTGGTCTCGTATTTACGAGAGGATATGGCTTCAAATGAGGCTGGCTTGAAGTTCTTCATCCTGGGCGTCTTTGCCGCGGGGCTGTTCGCCTACGGCATCAGCCTTGTATACGGAGAAACGGGCCAGCTGGTGTTTTCTGAGATGTCGTCCGCACGGGCGACCCCAGGTTTGATTATTGGATTTCTCCTGATCTTTGCCGCCTTAGGATTTAAGATCGGTGCCGTTCCCTTCCATTCGTGGATACCGGACACGTACCACGGCGCCCCAACCCCCGTCACAGCCTTTTTATCCATCGCGCCGAAGGGTGCTGCGTTGGTGATCCTGCTCAGGATTTTCCTCGTCGCGCTGGCTTCGTTTAAGCCGGTGTGGGTGTACTTATTGGTGGCCGTCTCGATCGTGTCGATGACGTATGGAAATATCGTGGCGATCGCCCAACGAAATATCAAACGCCTCCTGGCCTACTCCGGGATTGCCCAAATCGGGAATGTCCTGATTGGACTGGCAGCAGGAACGAAGATGGGAAGTGACGCGATACTGTTTTATCTCCTGGCCTACCTCTTCGCCAATATCGGAGCGTTCGCCGTCGTCATTGCAGTCAGCCACGCTATCGGACGGGATGAGATCGAGGATTATCGTGGTCTCAATCGGCGATCTCCGTTTTTGGCGTTTGCCATGTTGCTGTTTTTGTTGTCGTTAGCCGGGGTGCCGCCTCTTGCCGGGTTTATCGGAAAGCTCTACATCTTTATTGCGGCGATCAAGGAAGGACTCTACGCCTTGATCACGGTCGGGCTCATCAACATCGTCATATCGATGTACTACTACTTAATCGTGGTCAAACAAATGTACATCAATGAGCCTATTGATCCGTCACCGATTAGGATTTCCGGTCCGATGAAGGCTGTTATCTACGTTGGCTTGGCAGGGACTTTGGTGATTGGCATCTATCCCCAACCGTTTACAGATTGGGTCGTTGATGCCACGCTGATGTTTTCTAACTTTGTGACTCCTTCTGCTACAGCGGTTCCTTCGTCTGTTCATGTCGGCGGTTAG
- a CDS encoding NADH-quinone oxidoreductase subunit M, which translates to MGEYVLLYILFAPFLGALGLIFVSNRQPLLVRSIAAGSAFVSLIASIYLFYAYDPVKGGFQFIQKMEWSRQLGISLHLGVDGIGTPLVLASTILLFAGIFVSWHIKDRTKEFYIWLLILAAATIGVFMSLDLFFLYFFYEMSVIPMYLLLGMWGSHTKKYLEMTDSEGMKLRDSVGYIFNFGSNSKEYAAMKLVLFLSAFAVAALMGLLLIYKYSGLNTFDILVLREHANLMNIPVLGTTLDKIIWVLIFFGFASIAPLWPMHSWSPVGHAAAPAATSMLHAGVLMKLGHFSIIRVAFEILPETTREMMPIAAVLCMFSIIYGGFVAFYAKDTKYVIGYSSSSHMGYVFLGMAALDYISLSGAVIYMFAHAMATGMLFAMAGWVYDQTHTRDIPSLGGLSNKMPFISACFIVGCMASIGMPGTVNFIAEIMIIVGSWNKYPLQVIVAMLGIVLTLAYLFKMMRGLFYGPMNQKYGHAHDAVSTVDRLPLLIMITVSIGFGIFPMHLYDVVRSGVDPLVVRITEVVPVAQSGSAEGVQQAVSHSKIPLTSPISVDEVAVTPRQISGGGRE; encoded by the coding sequence ATGGGAGAGTACGTACTGCTCTATATCCTTTTCGCTCCATTTCTGGGAGCGTTAGGGTTGATCTTTGTTTCGAATCGACAACCTCTACTTGTCCGTAGCATTGCGGCGGGTTCCGCGTTCGTCTCCTTAATCGCGTCGATCTATCTCTTCTACGCCTATGATCCGGTGAAGGGGGGATTTCAGTTTATCCAGAAAATGGAATGGTCCCGACAGCTCGGCATTTCCTTGCACCTCGGTGTCGATGGGATCGGAACCCCGCTGGTGTTGGCCTCGACGATTCTGTTGTTCGCTGGGATTTTCGTGTCGTGGCATATCAAAGATCGGACGAAAGAGTTCTATATTTGGTTGCTGATTCTAGCGGCTGCCACGATCGGCGTCTTTATGTCTCTGGATCTGTTTTTCCTCTACTTCTTCTATGAAATGTCCGTGATCCCGATGTACTTGCTGCTGGGTATGTGGGGAAGTCACACGAAGAAGTACCTCGAAATGACCGATTCCGAAGGAATGAAGCTGAGGGATTCCGTCGGCTATATTTTTAATTTCGGCTCCAACAGCAAAGAATACGCAGCGATGAAATTAGTGCTTTTTCTGTCTGCGTTTGCGGTGGCTGCGTTAATGGGCCTTTTGCTGATCTATAAATATTCCGGCCTCAACACCTTTGATATCTTGGTGCTGCGTGAACACGCAAACCTCATGAATATCCCCGTTCTGGGCACGACACTCGACAAGATTATTTGGGTCTTGATCTTCTTTGGATTTGCCTCGATTGCTCCACTCTGGCCCATGCACTCTTGGTCTCCAGTCGGCCACGCGGCTGCGCCGGCTGCCACGAGCATGCTTCATGCTGGCGTTCTCATGAAGCTGGGACATTTTTCCATTATCAGGGTTGCCTTTGAGATCCTTCCGGAAACCACCAGAGAAATGATGCCGATTGCCGCTGTCCTTTGCATGTTCAGCATCATCTACGGCGGCTTCGTTGCCTTTTACGCCAAAGACACCAAGTATGTCATAGGCTATTCCAGTTCCAGTCACATGGGCTATGTCTTCCTTGGTATGGCAGCTCTCGACTACATCAGCCTGAGCGGGGCCGTTATCTATATGTTTGCCCATGCTATGGCCACGGGTATGCTCTTTGCCATGGCGGGATGGGTCTATGATCAAACCCATACACGCGACATTCCCTCGCTCGGTGGACTGTCCAATAAGATGCCGTTCATTTCTGCCTGTTTTATTGTCGGGTGTATGGCTTCGATTGGCATGCCGGGCACGGTGAATTTTATCGCGGAGATCATGATCATCGTTGGGAGTTGGAATAAGTATCCATTGCAGGTCATCGTTGCCATGCTGGGCATCGTACTGACGCTCGCGTACCTCTTTAAAATGATGAGGGGGTTGTTCTACGGTCCAATGAATCAGAAGTACGGGCATGCACATGATGCCGTTTCGACGGTTGACCGTCTTCCGTTGCTCATCATGATCACGGTCAGTATAGGATTCGGTATTTTCCCGATGCATCTCTATGACGTGGTTCGATCTGGTGTGGATCCGTTGGTCGTGAGGATCACCGAAGTCGTCCCTGTGGCACAATCTGGGAGCGCTGAAGGTGTTCAACAGGCAGTCAGTCACTCGAAGATCCCATTGACCTCACCGATCAGCGTCGATGAGGTGGCAGTGACTCCGCGACAGATTTCAGGAGGAGGACGCGAATGA